The Humulus lupulus chromosome 7, drHumLupu1.1, whole genome shotgun sequence region GAATATCAGATATAGCAAGCACAATTGACAATTCCACATTCAATAAAAGAAATCTAAGAGAACTTAATAAACCCACAAAATTTCTCAGCcaatacataaaaattcaatcACAGATAAATGTTTATTAGCATATATCAACCCTAGAGATATCAATCAAAACTACACTAATTGTTTTAACAGAGAAGCTTTGAATAAAGGGAATGGAATTGAGTGAAAGGAATATCAATCAACCTGAGAACGAGACTGTAAATCGGTGATTTGGGACTTTGAGTGTAAGGCAGCAACATCGGAAGTGAGATCAGCAGGTTCAACGGCGGTGCAATCGGGAGGTGATTCAAAGAGCGAGAGAGAGAATTGCTTATCAACGACACCCACATCGAAGTAGATAAGGCCAGAGCTGGGTACATCGACGCGAATACCTTTGACAGGGAACCAAAGAAAGAGCTCCTGAGCCGTAACGCCGGACAAATTCCCGATCTGACCAAAAGTCAAGGTACCGGAGACGTTGAAATCGTAGTGAACCTGGTTCTCGAACTTGGCATTACAAGGCTGGTTCAGCAAGACCTGGAAATTTCCGGATGAAGGGTCGTGCGAAAATTCAGTGATACCCTTTGGGAAAAGGCCAATTGGGAGACCGTGCAGCCGGAGATAATCGTAAATGGTGGAAGGACTACTACTGACAGTTGCGGCGGCGAAAGTGAGAAGGAAAGCTAAGAgggagagagtgagagtgagaaagTTAGGGCAAGTGTGGGAAAATGGTGGAAAGTGAGGGAAAGTAAAGGATTTTGGTGAAGGAGAAGGACCCATGTTTGGGttttggagaagaagaagaagaagagacgCGACGACGGTATATTGTGATATGAAGCAGAAAAAGGTACTGTTTTTAAGGTTAAGActtaagagagagaaagagagagtttttttcttttttttttttaaatcataaaaaaatagaCAGAAGGACAGATTGGAAATccagatattttttatttattttatatgggttattttaagaaatattgatgaaattaggttttttttttattttttttattttataactaGAGTAGATAATATATCCGTGATTTGTGTGAAGTGTAAAACaattcaatatatatttatataataataataatataaagagAAATATAGTTGAATAATAGATAATAAAagtgaaataaaataaatttataagcTGACTATATATTACCCAAAATTGAATAAAATTGAGACTAAGTTTGGCAAAATttgaaataataagaaaaaatataatatactCTAATAAAGTGAATAcgataattaaaattaaattattggttatatttagattattaataatatatgttaaaagttgaaataataaaaaatagggaaaactacaaattaaaaaaaaaaaagtagaataCTAGAAGGATAACATGCCATATTATCACCTTATGACctaattttatgtatatttatatagatTATTTTCATAATAGGATTTATTATCTCAAAATTCCtaatttgtaaaaaaatatttGCAAAATTACATTAAGAGAGTTAAATATTTtgactttgaaaaaaaaaagattgaaaaacATTCCTTATTTTAATCAATCGtctttagtaattttattgtaattaaatcCTAAATTTACTTTTAGATTTTGGATAAACTCATTTTCGAAGATTGGGtctcatttaaataaatttatattttttacagaataaaataattataaatcaatcatataaatatacacacaagtgATAATTACatctataatatatttttatattatttgtgaataaattaaataaatatttctatATATTAGTAATGTAATACAATAAGTCTTCCTAtccttatatttttattaaaatttaaatcttaaatattttaaGACCATAAACTAATAACAACTCTTTCCAAGATATATTATTCAGTTCTCATGTGGAAACCACCAAAAATTTAGATTCaatgaatatttatttttattcatttatgtaTATGATAGGCATTAAGAATCAACTTTAAAAACATAAGGATAAGAAAGAAACAATATTATTAAGTATAATATTTAATAGTGCAATGTTTGTGTATAAATTTTGTATATAATAAATATGCTTTCAAAATCAAATACCACTATATAAATCAAtttgttatttaataattattttcctCTATCTACACAATAATCAAAAAGTCCATAACAAATTCCATAAGGGCAAGTCCAATGAGACTGCAAAATGCTAAAATGTTATAATATCACATCATATTACAATTCAACTGAATTGCATTTTTTTTACTATTATGTTGTCAAGTTACAGTACCTCACCAAATATAAGGTCATCCCCAATCCTTAATATCATATATAGTGTTGCATCAAcactaaaactaaaaaattttagCATCGTATTTTTTTTTCCAGTCCAACCACAACACCAAAAATTATTCTAAAAAGTATATTATTTATTACTTtatcttatatataaaataatatacatatatatttattatttttattattaaatactaATATAAAAAGTAAAATAGTATTGCTTTTTGTTTTTGCCGTTGCTACAGTACTCCACCATATTTGGTGGGGGTACTGTAGCTTGAAAGCATAATTGTGAGATAAATTTAGTTGAGTTGGAtttgattttgtgtttttttaGCATTATATTTGCTATTTTGCAGTTCGGTTGGAGTTGCCCTAATATATGGTGGATTGTTGCAGCAAgggtaaataaatttttttacttttttgttttttatattagtatttaataataaatatatatgtatattgttttatatataagataaaataatataaaatattatttttagtaTAAATTTGAGTGTTATAATTGAAATGAGAAAAAATATGTTGCTAAAATTATACTATTGTAAAGTTGATTCAACACCAAAATATATTTCATTGTAGGAGTTGGCCTAATGAATAATTTGTAtaaattaaggaaaaaaaaacttGGAGAAGACGATATAATAATGATTTAAATTCCATAAAATGTATAATTTAGTTTTAAAGAATAATAATGATAatcaaaacaaaataattttcttttaggTGGAGGTGTTGTGGACAACTGATAACTTTACCACTTACCAGTGGTTTTGGATTGTAAAGAGGAACTGACCTAGAAGGAAAACACAAGTACAGAACTGATTTCTGTTTTTTTAACAGAATTACTAATATAAATGGGCTTCGCCCAATTAATCACCACCGGCCCAAACCCAAAATAGTGGATAAAGTTGGCTTATCCTACTGGATAAGTTCATTGTCAATTCTGGAAACCCCACATTTAATAAGCCTCCAAAAAATCTGACAAATATACTAAATGCATCTTATTGTAGCTGTTCAAACTTCAAATCTCAAATGAGTGAGAAGAGAACATTTGTTTTCTCAACCAAAATTGCACTCATGTACTTAGCTTCTTGTATCAAGACACCAATTTCTCTACCTATTCCTTTGTTTGTTGATGACCACATTGACATTCATCTAATATTTTTTGTGTATGAACTGTCCAAGAAACAACAACTTCGTAGCAAAATCAATCATAATTAAAATACCACCATCAAGTAAGGGGTTTGTGCTGCAGGTGGGACAATTTCAAACTATTTTATTATCGCATATACAATTTGAGTATGTTTTCAAACCAaatcatatcacaacatataTAACTTCAAATTACACTATGTTATTGTGGTAAATTTATGTAATTTACAAttaaatattaacaaatttaagcAACATTCAATATTTATgacaactaaacataaataataataaaaggtaAAGTAAAGAAAGGACCACTTTCTCTCTCCCTAATTATTTCTCCATATCTTGAGTGTTTCATCTCTTCCTAAGAATGCACATTTTTCCCATGGGAGCAAGGCTCCACAGGAACCGTCTCTAATGGGGCGGAGAATCCCCATCTAAATGGGGAACGGGATGGGGACGAGGATAACTTTCAATCCTCGAATGTTAAATATGGCGGGGACGGAGATAGCACTCCCCGCTCTGATGGGACTCCGTTTAAATTTTtacatatttttataatattttatatgtattttatatctttctttatatgtttttatattatagtagtaactttttttttaatattttaaattttatttaggatagtgtttaatattttaaataataaatattgtgcaatattttaatttacatataatttataattttattttaaaattttaatttaaaatttattttttaaataaatgggttccctGTGGGGATCCCCCACCCCAAATAGGGGATTCCCCACCCCGTCCCCAACGGGGAATAAGCGGGGATGGGGCAGGGACGgggattaaaaatataaatgaggacggggacggggacggggacggggacggggggag contains the following coding sequences:
- the LOC133790484 gene encoding uncharacterized protein LOC133790484: MGPSPSPKSFTFPHFPPFSHTCPNFLTLTLSLLAFLLTFAAATVSSSPSTIYDYLRLHGLPIGLFPKGITEFSHDPSSGNFQVLLNQPCNAKFENQVHYDFNVSGTLTFGQIGNLSGVTAQELFLWFPVKGIRVDVPSSGLIYFDVGVVDKQFSLSLFESPPDCTAVEPADLTSDVAALHSKSQITDLQSRSQNQFRKLGYENGQRSELRATS